The proteins below are encoded in one region of Pleuronectes platessa chromosome 14, fPlePla1.1, whole genome shotgun sequence:
- the cenpj gene encoding centromere protein J isoform X1, with translation MSSPDGHRYTQAEFLTRWLPSSNRAGVIINTSPDLAGSSRLTPVVGSAAMKPDDSFASDFAPLTASADSSYLGVDGFALSPRREERAGSERRGNRLSSSPRRKSGGQVESLDESQNVPLIMRLEELRKWQQHMQEQLKAHQLEELLHLQEEQQRLLGMMNGSEHCEGDNFESSELSGAEEEENSLQADSHPRESLYLHNSNCSVIPLDSTCGLRKEQQPSPSGRQDCLARVQIHEELDNNEDSGNSTDDQEQRKSTSHFQEYDDTLIPSNGVELTDDHDRKGDKISQDSMLSLTRPIKPGIGVHKQTFEELLEEQLRLEDQKLKSAQQQQSQNGAEVVQANPKRLFLKRGEGLSRFTINRKASFSKKETKKDSKLQPQARVILRSNSEPAAIQKGGTNCIQRLPVQRKTAILNKENRLKSFSLLPQDIKAENKTGRTALGSYQRQNIEGSESIQTGPDLTQTKQCQPGQVKEQDNRTAALDAQTGRKPGPHNTQPNPVTKQVGMLAGPERTENYTANKSCGSEVESAVGRTGSGRGEGGVPVNSFDVSFQEKLHHWESDRQMENMELGEFELLEQAADELSFSSNSSFVMKVLQMDQQHQQLQVAQGLYQRRLSSTPIKSPPRGELQRCSGVGGGVKSSSVTPEAVVVKTRDDTIKNKMSTEDHEEQDIGRKEKQENSNVSSEFEDQEVVVKPPLFPSTCCFPAQSNPPYDKWSYQDEDSCRASGATQGVDDGESDSVFSNPDESTLIEVKDWQQERVVFDDDDTWNNTIETLNESRGVSPVPEATANSVSPPVRTLLRKVSASKVAELDERTVIGSANQKPDPPTPPASHLMTRLFPSLKPKVQNLPPPPPELQRNEEETGQQVQSRQLRERLAELEMEIERFKRENAALTKLRQDNEKNQENLRRERLEFEQTKVEETAKFDEFKKEENKKLQKERKLFEQHVSAARAIPDKKEREEIQALRQQLSSVQEELRKKESRWASTHSRLRQQIDSLSQENSSLRDEIHMLEKLRISAWNKNPVSAEKDKETKDGPRISANPVSSVSKGVKFASPLDSRGSSMIPPQSSTAAVGRRSSAESSQVGMKSSLRRPSGPCAFPSSLPVRRTEEKSTAANKSQDKPPNPEQPKSCYSKSDSQPKVPECETEEAEPAQEVLTHPDGKTEQILAGGDRLLVYPNGTKKEVSADGLALKVTFFNGDTKQVTADQRVIYYYSDAQTTHITYPDGLEVLHFSNNQTEKLFPDGRKEITFPDRTVKNLFPDGREESVLTDGTIIQVNLDGTKEIHFNTGQKETHTAEYKRREYPDGTVKTVYADGRQETCYPTGRLRIKDKDGNVVLDNGA, from the exons ATGTCATCTCCAGACGGGCACCGGTACACCCAGGCAGAGTTCCTTACCCGGTGGTTGCCGAGCAGCAACAGAGCCGGGGTGATCATCAACACCAGCCCGGACCTGGCTGGGTCCTCGCGGCTCACCCCTGTCGTTGGATCCGCAGCCATGAAGCCAGACGATTCCTTCGCCTCAGACTTCGCCCCCCTGACCGCATCGGCAGACAGTAGCTACCTGGGTGTGGATGGATTTGCACTTTCGcccagaagagaagagagggctGGGAGTGAAAGGCGGGGGAACcgtctctcctcttcccccaGGAGAAAatcaggtggacaggtggagaGTCTGGATGAATCACAGAATGTGCCCCTAATTATGAGGCTAGAAGAG TTGAGGAAATGGcaacaacacatgcaggagcagCTAAAGGCCCATCAGTTAGAGGAGTTGCTACATCTccaggaagagcagcagaggttgCTGGGAATGATGAATGGATCTGAGCACTGTGAAGGAG ATAACTTCGAGAGTTCAGAGCtatcaggagcagaagaagaggagaactcACTTCAGGCAGACTCTCATCCTAGAGAGAGCCTATACCTCCACAACAGTAACTGCTCTGTGATCCCACTGGACTCTACATGTGGCCTTCGAAAGGAGCAACAGCCCTCACCCTCAGGGAGACAGGATTGCCTAGCAAGAGTTCAAATTCATGAGGAGTTGGACAACAATGAGG ACTCAGGGAACTCCACTGACGACCAGGAACAGAGAAAATCTACGAGCCATTTTCAGGAGTATGATGACACATTAATCCCAAGTAATGGTGTGGAATTGACTGACGACCATGATAGAAAAGGAGATAAAATCTCACAGGACAG TATGCTCTCTCTCACCAGACCAATTAAACCAGGCATCGGGGTTCACAAGCAGACGTTTGAGGAGTTGTTGGAAGAGCAACTAAGGCTGGAGGATCAGAAGCTGAAGTCTGCTCAGCAACAACAG AGTCAAAATGGAGCTGAAGTCGTACAAGCCAATCCTAAGAGGCTCTTTCTGAAGCGAGGCGAGGGGCTTTCTAGATTTACCATCAATCGCAAAGCCTCATTTTCAAAAAAGGAGACAAAGAAGGACTCTAAACTACAGCCCCAGGCCAGAGTAATCTTGCGCAGCAACTCTGAGCCTGCAGCTATCCAGAAGGGTGGCACAAATTGCATCCAGCGGCTTCCTGTCCAGCGTAAAACCGCCATACTAAACAAGGAAAATCGACTGAAAAGCTTCAGTTTGCTACCTCAGGACATCAAAGCTGAAAATAAGACTGGACGGACGGCTTTAGGTAGTTATCAAAGGCAGAATATTGAAGGATCAGAATCTATTCAGACTGGCCCAGACTTGACACAAACCAAACAGTGTCAACCAGGGCAAGTAAAGGAACAGGATAACAGGACAGCGGCTCTGGACGCTCAGACTGGGAGGAAACCCGGGCCCCATAACACACAGCCAAACCCTGTAACCAAACAGGTGGGCATGTTGGCTGGGCCAGAGAGGACTGAAAATTACACAGCTAACAAAAGCTGTGGATCAGAAGTGGAATCAGCAGTAGGAAGAACGGGgtcaggaagaggagaaggaggagttcCGGTGAACTCGTTTGATGTGTCATTCCAGGAGAAGCTCCACCACTGGGAGTCTGATCGgcagatggaaaacatggagctggGAGAGTTTGAACTACTGGAGCAGGCAGCTGACGAGCTATCCTTCTCGTCCAACTCTTCCTTTGTCATGAAG GTTCTTCAGATggaccagcagcaccagcagctgcaggtcgCTCAGGGGCTCTACCAGCGACGGCTCTCCTCCACTCCCATCAAGTCTCCTCCTAGAGGTGAACTTCAGAGGTGCAGTGGCGTTGGCGGCGGTGTTAAAAGCAGTTCTGTGACCCCAGAAGCAGTTGTGGTGAAGACAAGAGATGATACAATCAAGAACAAAATGAGCACAGAGGATCACGAGGAACAGGACAttgggagaaaagaaaaacaggagaaCTCAAATGTTAGCTCTGAATTTGAAGACCAGGAAGTGGTGGTGAAACCGCCTTTGTTTCCCAGCACCTGTTGTTTCCCAGCACAGTCCAACCCGCCATATGATAAGTGGTCCTATCAGGACGAGGACAGTTGTAGAGCTTCAGGTGCGACACAAGGTGTTGATGATGGGGAAAGTGACAGTGTCTTTAGCAATCCTGACGAGTCCACCCTGATAGAGGTCAAAGATTGGCAGCAGGAGAGAGTCGTGTTTGATGATGACGACACATGGAACAACACCATTGAAACCCTCAATGAGAGTAGAGGAGTCAGTCCAGTTCCTGAGGCAACTGCCAATAGCGTTTCCCCACCAGTTCGGACTTTGTTGAGGAAGGTGTCAGCGAGCAAAGTTGCGGAGCTGGATGAGCGAACAGTCATCGGTTCTGCCAATCAGAAGCCAGATCCTCCAACTCCCCCTGCCTCGCATCTCATGACAAGGTTGTTTCCTTCGCTGAAGCCGAAGGTCCAGAATCTCCCGCCTCCCCCTCCTGAGCTCCAAAGAAACGAGGAGGAGACGG GTCAGCAGGTCCAGTCGAGACAGCTGAGGGAGCGACTGGCGGAGCTGGAGATGGAGATCGAAAGATTTAAAAGGGAGAATGCTGCTCTCACCAAACTCAGACAGGACAACGAGAAAAACCAGGAAAACCTCAG GAGGGAGCGTTTGGAGTTCGAGCAGACCAAAGTGGAGGAAACGGCCAAGTTTGACGAGTTcaagaaagaggaaaacaagaaACTGCAGAAAGAGCGCAAACTGTTTGAGCAGCATGTGTCTGCTGCCAGAGCCATTCCTGACAAGAAGGAACGAGAGGAAATCCAG GCATTGAGGCAACAGCTGAGCTCTGTGCAGGAGGAGCTAAGGAAGAAGGAGAGTCGCTGGGCCTCCACACACAGCCGGCTGCGGCAGCAGATTGACTCCCTCAGCCAGGAGAACAGTTCTCTCCGGGACGAG ATCCATATGTTGGAAAAGCTTCGTATCAGTGCCTGGAATAAAAACCCTGTCAGTGCAGAAAAGGACAAAGAAACTAAAGACGGCCCGAGAATATCTGCAAACCCTGTTTCATCGGTTTCCAAAGGAGTCAAATTTGCT AGTCCTCTTGATTCTCGAGGAAGCAGCATGATTCCTCCACAGAGTAGCACCGCTGCAGTAGGTCGAAGGAGCTCCGCAGAGAGTAGTCAGG TAGGGATGAAGAGCAGCCTGAGGAGGCCGTCAGGACCATGTGCCTTCCCCTCCTCACTGCCTGtcaggagaacagaggagaagtCAACAGCTGCCAACAAGAGCCAGGACAAACCGCCAAACCCAGAACAACCGAAAAGCTGCTATTCG AAAAGTGATTCTCAGCCAAAAGTACCAGAGTGCGAGACTGAAGAGGCAGAACCAGCTCAGGAGGTCCTCACACACCCTGATGGGAAG ACAGAGCAGATACTGGCGGGTGGTGATCGCCTCCTTGTTTACCCCAACGGCACCAAGAAGGAGGTTTCAGCAGATGGACTGGCGCTGAAGGTTACCTTCTTCAATGGAGACACCAAACAGGTCACAGCCGACCAGAGAGTG ATCTACTATTACTCTGACGCACAGACGACTCACATCACCTACCCAGACGGCCTGGAGGTCCTGCACTTCTCCAACAACCAGACAG AAAAACTTTTCCCAGATGGTCGTAAAGAAATCACCTTCCCAGACCGAACGGTCAAGAACCTGTTCCCAGACGGCAGGGAGGAGAGCGTGTTGACGGACGGGACCATCATACAGGTCAACCT AGACGGCACCAAGGAGATACATTTCAACACAGGTCAGAAAGAGACCCACACAGCTGAGTACAAGAGGAGGGAGTATCCAGACGGTACTGTGAAGACGGTCTATGCCGACGGCAGACAGGAAACCTGCTACCCCACCGGACGACTCCGGATCAAAGACAAAGATGGGAACGTTGTCCTGGACAACGGGGCGTAG
- the cenpj gene encoding centromere protein J isoform X2, which yields MSSPDGHRYTQAEFLTRWLPSSNRAGVIINTSPDLAGSSRLTPVVGSAAMKPDDSFASDFAPLTASADSSYLGVDGFALSPRREERAGSERRGNRLSSSPRRKSGGQVESLDESQNVPLIMRLEELRKWQQHMQEQLKAHQLEELLHLQEEQQRLLGMMNGSEHCEGDNFESSELSGAEEEENSLQADSHPRESLYLHNSNCSVIPLDSTCGLRKEQQPSPSGRQDCLARVQIHEELDNNEDSGNSTDDQEQRKSTSHFQEYDDTLIPSNGVELTDDHDRKGDKISQDSMLSLTRPIKPGIGVHKQTFEELLEEQLRLEDQKLKSAQQQQSQNGAEVVQANPKRLFLKRGEGLSRFTINRKASFSKKETKKDSKLQPQARVILRSNSEPAAIQKGGTNCIQRLPVQRKTAILNKENRLKSFSLLPQDIKAENKTGRTALGSYQRQNIEGSESIQTGPDLTQTKQCQPGQVKEQDNRTAALDAQTGRKPGPHNTQPNPVTKQVGMLAGPERTENYTANKSCGSEVESAVGRTGSGRGEGGVPVNSFDVSFQEKLHHWESDRQMENMELGEFELLEQAADELSFSSNSSFVMKVLQMDQQHQQLQVAQGLYQRRLSSTPIKSPPRGELQRCSGVGGGVKSSSVTPEAVVVKTRDDTIKNKMSTEDHEEQDIGRKEKQENSNVSSEFEDQEVVVKPPLFPSTCCFPAQSNPPYDKWSYQDEDSCRASGATQGVDDGESDSVFSNPDESTLIEVKDWQQERVVFDDDDTWNNTIETLNESRGVSPVPEATANSVSPPVRTLLRKVSASKVAELDERTVIGSANQKPDPPTPPASHLMTRLFPSLKPKVQNLPPPPPELQRNEEETGQQVQSRQLRERLAELEMEIERFKRENAALTKLRQDNEKNQENLRRERLEFEQTKVEETAKFDEFKKEENKKLQKERKLFEQHVSAARAIPDKKEREEIQALRQQLSSVQEELRKKESRWASTHSRLRQQIDSLSQENSSLRDEIHMLEKLRISAWNKNPVSAEKDKETKDGPRISANPVSSVSKGVKFASPLDSRGSSMIPPQSSTAAVGRRSSAESSQGMKSSLRRPSGPCAFPSSLPVRRTEEKSTAANKSQDKPPNPEQPKSCYSKSDSQPKVPECETEEAEPAQEVLTHPDGKTEQILAGGDRLLVYPNGTKKEVSADGLALKVTFFNGDTKQVTADQRVIYYYSDAQTTHITYPDGLEVLHFSNNQTEKLFPDGRKEITFPDRTVKNLFPDGREESVLTDGTIIQVNLDGTKEIHFNTGQKETHTAEYKRREYPDGTVKTVYADGRQETCYPTGRLRIKDKDGNVVLDNGA from the exons ATGTCATCTCCAGACGGGCACCGGTACACCCAGGCAGAGTTCCTTACCCGGTGGTTGCCGAGCAGCAACAGAGCCGGGGTGATCATCAACACCAGCCCGGACCTGGCTGGGTCCTCGCGGCTCACCCCTGTCGTTGGATCCGCAGCCATGAAGCCAGACGATTCCTTCGCCTCAGACTTCGCCCCCCTGACCGCATCGGCAGACAGTAGCTACCTGGGTGTGGATGGATTTGCACTTTCGcccagaagagaagagagggctGGGAGTGAAAGGCGGGGGAACcgtctctcctcttcccccaGGAGAAAatcaggtggacaggtggagaGTCTGGATGAATCACAGAATGTGCCCCTAATTATGAGGCTAGAAGAG TTGAGGAAATGGcaacaacacatgcaggagcagCTAAAGGCCCATCAGTTAGAGGAGTTGCTACATCTccaggaagagcagcagaggttgCTGGGAATGATGAATGGATCTGAGCACTGTGAAGGAG ATAACTTCGAGAGTTCAGAGCtatcaggagcagaagaagaggagaactcACTTCAGGCAGACTCTCATCCTAGAGAGAGCCTATACCTCCACAACAGTAACTGCTCTGTGATCCCACTGGACTCTACATGTGGCCTTCGAAAGGAGCAACAGCCCTCACCCTCAGGGAGACAGGATTGCCTAGCAAGAGTTCAAATTCATGAGGAGTTGGACAACAATGAGG ACTCAGGGAACTCCACTGACGACCAGGAACAGAGAAAATCTACGAGCCATTTTCAGGAGTATGATGACACATTAATCCCAAGTAATGGTGTGGAATTGACTGACGACCATGATAGAAAAGGAGATAAAATCTCACAGGACAG TATGCTCTCTCTCACCAGACCAATTAAACCAGGCATCGGGGTTCACAAGCAGACGTTTGAGGAGTTGTTGGAAGAGCAACTAAGGCTGGAGGATCAGAAGCTGAAGTCTGCTCAGCAACAACAG AGTCAAAATGGAGCTGAAGTCGTACAAGCCAATCCTAAGAGGCTCTTTCTGAAGCGAGGCGAGGGGCTTTCTAGATTTACCATCAATCGCAAAGCCTCATTTTCAAAAAAGGAGACAAAGAAGGACTCTAAACTACAGCCCCAGGCCAGAGTAATCTTGCGCAGCAACTCTGAGCCTGCAGCTATCCAGAAGGGTGGCACAAATTGCATCCAGCGGCTTCCTGTCCAGCGTAAAACCGCCATACTAAACAAGGAAAATCGACTGAAAAGCTTCAGTTTGCTACCTCAGGACATCAAAGCTGAAAATAAGACTGGACGGACGGCTTTAGGTAGTTATCAAAGGCAGAATATTGAAGGATCAGAATCTATTCAGACTGGCCCAGACTTGACACAAACCAAACAGTGTCAACCAGGGCAAGTAAAGGAACAGGATAACAGGACAGCGGCTCTGGACGCTCAGACTGGGAGGAAACCCGGGCCCCATAACACACAGCCAAACCCTGTAACCAAACAGGTGGGCATGTTGGCTGGGCCAGAGAGGACTGAAAATTACACAGCTAACAAAAGCTGTGGATCAGAAGTGGAATCAGCAGTAGGAAGAACGGGgtcaggaagaggagaaggaggagttcCGGTGAACTCGTTTGATGTGTCATTCCAGGAGAAGCTCCACCACTGGGAGTCTGATCGgcagatggaaaacatggagctggGAGAGTTTGAACTACTGGAGCAGGCAGCTGACGAGCTATCCTTCTCGTCCAACTCTTCCTTTGTCATGAAG GTTCTTCAGATggaccagcagcaccagcagctgcaggtcgCTCAGGGGCTCTACCAGCGACGGCTCTCCTCCACTCCCATCAAGTCTCCTCCTAGAGGTGAACTTCAGAGGTGCAGTGGCGTTGGCGGCGGTGTTAAAAGCAGTTCTGTGACCCCAGAAGCAGTTGTGGTGAAGACAAGAGATGATACAATCAAGAACAAAATGAGCACAGAGGATCACGAGGAACAGGACAttgggagaaaagaaaaacaggagaaCTCAAATGTTAGCTCTGAATTTGAAGACCAGGAAGTGGTGGTGAAACCGCCTTTGTTTCCCAGCACCTGTTGTTTCCCAGCACAGTCCAACCCGCCATATGATAAGTGGTCCTATCAGGACGAGGACAGTTGTAGAGCTTCAGGTGCGACACAAGGTGTTGATGATGGGGAAAGTGACAGTGTCTTTAGCAATCCTGACGAGTCCACCCTGATAGAGGTCAAAGATTGGCAGCAGGAGAGAGTCGTGTTTGATGATGACGACACATGGAACAACACCATTGAAACCCTCAATGAGAGTAGAGGAGTCAGTCCAGTTCCTGAGGCAACTGCCAATAGCGTTTCCCCACCAGTTCGGACTTTGTTGAGGAAGGTGTCAGCGAGCAAAGTTGCGGAGCTGGATGAGCGAACAGTCATCGGTTCTGCCAATCAGAAGCCAGATCCTCCAACTCCCCCTGCCTCGCATCTCATGACAAGGTTGTTTCCTTCGCTGAAGCCGAAGGTCCAGAATCTCCCGCCTCCCCCTCCTGAGCTCCAAAGAAACGAGGAGGAGACGG GTCAGCAGGTCCAGTCGAGACAGCTGAGGGAGCGACTGGCGGAGCTGGAGATGGAGATCGAAAGATTTAAAAGGGAGAATGCTGCTCTCACCAAACTCAGACAGGACAACGAGAAAAACCAGGAAAACCTCAG GAGGGAGCGTTTGGAGTTCGAGCAGACCAAAGTGGAGGAAACGGCCAAGTTTGACGAGTTcaagaaagaggaaaacaagaaACTGCAGAAAGAGCGCAAACTGTTTGAGCAGCATGTGTCTGCTGCCAGAGCCATTCCTGACAAGAAGGAACGAGAGGAAATCCAG GCATTGAGGCAACAGCTGAGCTCTGTGCAGGAGGAGCTAAGGAAGAAGGAGAGTCGCTGGGCCTCCACACACAGCCGGCTGCGGCAGCAGATTGACTCCCTCAGCCAGGAGAACAGTTCTCTCCGGGACGAG ATCCATATGTTGGAAAAGCTTCGTATCAGTGCCTGGAATAAAAACCCTGTCAGTGCAGAAAAGGACAAAGAAACTAAAGACGGCCCGAGAATATCTGCAAACCCTGTTTCATCGGTTTCCAAAGGAGTCAAATTTGCT AGTCCTCTTGATTCTCGAGGAAGCAGCATGATTCCTCCACAGAGTAGCACCGCTGCAGTAGGTCGAAGGAGCTCCGCAGAGAGTAGTCAGG GGATGAAGAGCAGCCTGAGGAGGCCGTCAGGACCATGTGCCTTCCCCTCCTCACTGCCTGtcaggagaacagaggagaagtCAACAGCTGCCAACAAGAGCCAGGACAAACCGCCAAACCCAGAACAACCGAAAAGCTGCTATTCG AAAAGTGATTCTCAGCCAAAAGTACCAGAGTGCGAGACTGAAGAGGCAGAACCAGCTCAGGAGGTCCTCACACACCCTGATGGGAAG ACAGAGCAGATACTGGCGGGTGGTGATCGCCTCCTTGTTTACCCCAACGGCACCAAGAAGGAGGTTTCAGCAGATGGACTGGCGCTGAAGGTTACCTTCTTCAATGGAGACACCAAACAGGTCACAGCCGACCAGAGAGTG ATCTACTATTACTCTGACGCACAGACGACTCACATCACCTACCCAGACGGCCTGGAGGTCCTGCACTTCTCCAACAACCAGACAG AAAAACTTTTCCCAGATGGTCGTAAAGAAATCACCTTCCCAGACCGAACGGTCAAGAACCTGTTCCCAGACGGCAGGGAGGAGAGCGTGTTGACGGACGGGACCATCATACAGGTCAACCT AGACGGCACCAAGGAGATACATTTCAACACAGGTCAGAAAGAGACCCACACAGCTGAGTACAAGAGGAGGGAGTATCCAGACGGTACTGTGAAGACGGTCTATGCCGACGGCAGACAGGAAACCTGCTACCCCACCGGACGACTCCGGATCAAAGACAAAGATGGGAACGTTGTCCTGGACAACGGGGCGTAG